In one Brassica oleracea var. oleracea cultivar TO1000 chromosome C9, BOL, whole genome shotgun sequence genomic region, the following are encoded:
- the LOC106318332 gene encoding LOW QUALITY PROTEIN: oxysterol-binding protein-related protein 4C (The sequence of the model RefSeq protein was modified relative to this genomic sequence to represent the inferred CDS: deleted 2 bases in 1 codon), protein MRKQVVLVKPFSLDDEKDSEHTTSNLIQRINFLSLFKNVRPGSDLTNFQLPPQLNLPRSQLQCYGEMVYSLNGQDLLGECGRRDKPIERLKSIVTWNLSTLRPLIFGLAPYNPIVGETHHVSNGYVNVLVEQISHHPPVSALHATHEKENIDVTFCQYFTPKFRGAYVDVEVKGKRVVKLLNQKETYEMNQPRLVMTILPVTGAHWAGKIVIKCLETGLEAELQLLSDSFLSRFTGNNKRSIKGKIFESSSGRRLYELFGQWDRTVTAKNLKTGEVEVIYNASENIAELKTPIVKNMQEVSESESAMVWSEVSEGIMKQEWEKAREGKRDVEEKQRESRRQREASGQSWIPKHFSVVRAGKDWDCVPLQPRVPQAPIVVPL, encoded by the exons ATGAGAAAGCAGGTTGTGTTGGTTAAGCCTTTCTCGTTAGACGATGAGAAAGACTCTGAACATACAACTTCGAATCTCATACAACGTATC AACTTCCTAAGTCTCTTTAAAAACGTACGGCCAGGATCCGATCTCACTAACTTCCAG CTTCCACCTCAACTGAACCTACCGAGATCGCAACTCCAGTGCTATGGCGAGATGGTCTACAGTTTGAACGGTCAAGATTTACTAGGAGAGTGTGGTCGCCGTGACAAACCAATCGAACGGCTCAAATCAATCGTAACGTGGAACCTCTCAACTCTCCGGCCATTGATCTTTGGTCTGGCCCCGTATAATCCTATCGTCGGCGAAACTCACCATGTGTCCAATGGCTACGTTAACGTTCTCGTAGAGCAA ATATCGCATCATCCACCAGTGTCTGCTCTTCATGCAACCCACGAGAAAGAAAACATAGACGTAACGTTTTGTCAATACTTCACACCTAAATTTCGTG GTGCGTACGTGGACGTCGAGGTCAAGGGTAAAAGAGTGGTGAAACTTCTAAATCAAAAAGAGACTTACGAAATGAACCAGCCAAGACTTGTGATGACAATTCTTCCGGTGACAGGAGCTCACTGGGCAGGAAAGATCGTGATAAAGTGCCTGGAGACTGGACTCGAGGCCGAACTGCAACTACTCTCTGATTCATTCTTAAGTAGATTCACAGGAAACAACAAGAGATCCATTAAAGGCAAGATCTTTGAATCTTCCTCTGGGAGACGACTCTATGAACTCTTTGGACAATGGGACAG AACCGTTACTGCAAAAAATCTGAAGACTGGAGAGGTTGAGGTTATATACAACGCGAGTGAAAACATTGCAGAGCTCAAAACACCCATTGTCAAGAACATGCAGGAGGTGAGTGAGAGCGAGTCTGCGATGGTGTGGAGCGAGGTCAGCGAAGGAATCATGAAGCAAGAGTGGGAGAAGGCAAGAGAAGGCAAGAGAGATGTGGAGGAGAAGCAGAGAGAGTCTCGGAGGCAAAGAGAGGCTTCTGGACAGTCATGGATTCCAAAGCATTTCTCTGTGGTTCGAGCTGGTAAAGACTGGGACTGTGTTCCATTACAGCCTAGAGTTCCTCAAGCTCCTATTGTTGTACCTCTCTGA
- the LOC106313018 gene encoding uncharacterized protein LOC106313018 codes for MGETQNLHLPLRTRSSLKKPLLIVLLVCITSVLLICTYMYPQHSVKSPACEGLSTRGCQAALSGWLDVHVRKHTDEEVAARVVIRDILRMPPALTSRSKIAFMFLSPGTLPFEKLWDKFLQGQEGRFSIYIHPSRLRPVHISRHFSDREIHSDHVTWGRISMVDAERRLLANALEDPDNQHFVLLSESCIPLHTFDYTYRYLIHGNVSFIDSFEDPGPHGTGRHMDHMLPEIPKIDFRKGAQWFTMKRQHALIVMADNLYYSKFRQYCRPGVEANKNCIADEHYLPTFFHMLDPGGISNWSVTYVDWSERRWHPKTYRARDISLKFLKNITSDDMSVHVTSVGKRGDELHWPCTWNGIRRPCYLFARKFHSDSVNKLVRLFPNYTSTVV; via the exons ATGGGGGAGACACAGAACCTGCACTTACCTCTACGAACTCGGTCTTCTCTAAAGAAGCCCTTACTGATCGTTCTATTAGTCTGCATCACAAGCGTGCTCTTAATCTGCACTTACATGTACCCACAGCACAGCGTGAAGAGCCCCGCTTGCGAAGGTTTGTCCACCAGAGGCTGCCAAGCTGCGCTCTCCGGATGGCTTGACGTTCACGTCAGAAAACACACTGACGAAGAAGTCGCTGCTCGTGTTGTGATCAGAGACATACTCAGAATGCCTCCTGCTCTGACCTCTAGATCCAAGATAGCTTTCATGTTCTTGTCTCCTGGTACTTTGCCATTCGAGAAGCTCTGGGATAAGTTTCTCCAGGGTCAAGAAGGGAGGTTCTCAATTTACATACATCCGTCGAGGTTAAGACCAGTTCACATCAGCCGTCACTTTTCAGACCGTGAGATTCACAGCGATCATGTCACTTGGGGGAGGATCTCTATGGTTGATGCTGAGAGAAGGCTTCTTGCAAACGCTCTTGAAGATCCTGATAACCAACACTTTGTTCTTCTTTCTGAGAG CTGCATACCGTTGCATACGTTTGACTACACCTATAGATATTTGATTCACGGAAATGTCAGCTTCATTGACAG TTTTGAGGATCCTGGTCCGCATGGGACTGGTAGACACATGGATCACATGTTACCTGAAATCCCCAAGATAGATTTCAGAAAGGGTGCTCAG TGGTTCACAATGAAGCGTCAACACGCTTTGATAGTGATGGCTGATAATCTCTACTACTCAAAATTCCGCCAATATTGCAGA CCTGGGGTAGAAGCAAATAAGAACTGCATTGCGGATGAACATTACCTGCCTACATTCTTCCAT ATGCTTGATCCTGGAGGAATATCGAACTGGTCAGTCACGTATGTTGATTGGTCTGAGCGTAGATGGCATCCAAAGACATACAGAGCTCGCGATATCTCACTCAAGTTCCTGAAAAATATCACG TCAGACGACATGAGCGTGCACGTGACAAGCGTTGGCAAG CGTGGAGATGAGCTGCATTGGCCTTGTACATGGAATGGAATTAGACGTCCATGTTACCTATTCGCGAGGAAGTTCCACTCAGATTCTGTTAACAAACTGGTCAGACTCTTCCCAAACTACACGAGCACAGTGGTCTGA
- the LOC106318331 gene encoding pentatricopeptide repeat-containing protein At5g57250, mitochondrial, whose product MKLHPPRPSFSLQSLLKSGFSPTLTSFETFLRYLHRRHKLTTILHLYSQLDSNKLPINHTIHSIVSRAFLNLNRYEDAANFITAQISKSSLFPNTRTLDSLIRGFTDPDKALSILSDCLRHRNHRHGAFPSPSSFSSLIHRFVARGEMEKAVEVLEMMTTTSEEVNFVSSAVVSGFCKIGKPELALGFFETAVKSEALSPSVVTYTTIVTALCQLGRVDEVKGLVRRLEGEEEEGFEFDCVFYSNWIHGYLRGGALMDALIQDREMVEKGIIRDVVSYSILIDWFSRKGRFEKAFGLLGKMMKEGIEPSLITFTALLRGLCKRGKLEEAFRLFDSVLSMGMDVDEFVYVTLIDGVCRKGDLNRAFALLGDMEERGVKPSVLTYNTLINGLCRAGRVSEADEISKGVLGDVVTYSTLLDSYIKEENVDAVLEVRRRFVEASIPMDLVMCNILLKAFLLIGAYGEAHVLYRAMPEMELTPDAATYSTMIEGCCKTGQIEEALELFDELRKSSVSSAVCYNRIISALCKKEMFETATEVLIELCEKGMYLDIHTSHTLLHSVQASGGEKGILGLVSRLEQLSSNIPLALFNDAILLLCKSGSFDTAIEVYMVMRRKGLTVTCLSTFLKALLDNHRALDAYSLVENTLLSMDVIDYTIIINGLCKEGFMTKALDLCTVAKQRGIILNIITYNSLINGLCQQGCLVEALRLFDSLEKIGLVPSHVSYGVLIDSLCKEGLFLDAEKYLDAMMSKGLVPNILIYNSMIDGYCKLGRTEEAVNVLTRKMMGRVTPDAFTVSSLIKGYSKKGDMEEALRVFAEFKGKKVSADFLGFLYLIKGLCTKGRMEEARSVLREMLVSEPVIELINRVDAELVESESVRGFLVELCEQGRVSQAVKILDEISSTFYLSGKKNLDSYQRLQSFNDVGEKEVEKEGYVNGFQSLHSTVSSLCSNGKLKQANEFVMSVLSCMPK is encoded by the coding sequence ATGAAGCTCCATCCTCCTCGTCCTTCTTTCTCTCTCCAATCCCTCCTCAAAAGCGGCTTCTCCCCCACCCTAACCTCCTTCGAAACCTTCCTCCGATACCTCCACCGTCGCCACAAGCTCACCACCATCCTCCACCTCTACTCTCAGCTAGACTCCAACAAACTCCCAATCAACCACACCATCCACTCGATCGTCTCACGAGCATTCCTCAATCTCAACAGATACGAAGACGCCGCGAACTTCATCACCGCCCAGATCTCGAAATCCTCCCTTTTCCCCAATACCCGCACGCTGGACTCTCTCATCCGCGGATTCACCGATCCCGACAAGGCTCTCTCGATTCTCAGCGATTGCTTACGTCACCGTAACCACCGCCACGGCGCGTTTCCTTCCCCCTCGTCGTTCTCCTCGCTGATCCACCGCTTCGTCGCGAGAGGAGAGATGGAGAAAGCCGTCGAGGTTTTGGAGATGATGACGACGACGAGCGAGGAAGTGAACTTCGTCTCCAGCGCTGTGGTTTCCGGGTTCTGCAAGATCGGTAAACCGGAGCTTGCGTTAGGGTTCTTCGAGACTGCTGTGAAGTCAGAAGCTTTATCGCCGAGCGTTGTGACTTATACTACGATTGTCACCGCTCTTTGTCAGTTAGGTAGAGTTGATGAAGTTAAGGGTTTAGTTAGGAGACTGGAGGGTGAAGAAGAAGAAGGGTTTGAGTTTGATTGCGTTTTCTATAGTAACTGGATTCATGGGTACCTTAGAGGAGGTGCATTGATGGATGCGTTAATCCAAGATAGGGAGATGGTGGAGAAGGGAATAATCCGAGATGTGGTTAGCTATTCTATACTGATAGATTGGTTTTCGAGAAAAGGAAGGTTCGAGAAGGCGTTTGGGTTGTTGGGGAAGATGATGAAAGAGGGGATAGAACCGAGTTTGATCACTTTCACTGCTCTTTTGAGAGGACTATGCAAAAGGGGTAAACTTGAAGAGGCGTTTAGATTGTTTGATAGTGTTTTGAGCATGGGAATGGATGTGGATGAGTTTGTGTATGTGACTTTGATAGATGGAGTTTGTAGGAAAGGAGATTTGAACCGAGCTTTCGCTTTGTTGGGAGATATGGAGGAGAGAGGGGTTAAACCAAGCGTCCTTACTTATAACACTTTGATTAATGGACTGTGCAGGGCGGGGAGAGTATCCGAAGCAGACGAGATTTCGAAAGGGGTTTTGGGAGATGTTGTAACGTATAGTACTTTGTTAGATAGTTATATCAAGGAAGAGAATGTTGATGCTGTTTTAGAGGTTAGGCGTAGATTTGTAGAAGCTAGCATCCCTATGGACTTGGTTATGTGCAACATTCTCCTGAAAGCATTTCTATTGATCGGTGCGTATGGAGAAGCTCACGTGCTTTACAGGGCAATGCCAGAGATGGAGCTGACTCCTGACGCAGCCACGTATTCGACGATGATTGAAGGATGCTGCAAAACGGGTCAGATCGAAGAGGCGCTTGAGTTGTTTGATGAGTTGAGGAAAAGCTCGGTTTCCTCAGCTGTATGTTATAATCGAATCATTAGTGCACTCTGCAAGAAAGAGATGTTTGAAACAGCCACGGAGGTTCTAATTGAGCTGTGTGAAAAAGGTATGTATCTAGACATCCACACATCTCATACCTTGTTACATTCAGTTCAGGCTAGCGGAGGCGAGAAAGGAATACTCGGTTTGGTTTCTAGACTCGAGCAGTTGAGTTCAAACATCCCTCTTGCGTTGTTCAATGATGCTATATTGCTTTTATGCAAGAGCGGTTCTTTCGACACTGCGATTGAAGTTTATATGGTTATGAGGAGAAAGGGTTTAACCGTTACATGTCTTTCCACATTTCTAAAAGCTCTGTTGGACAATCACAGAGCATTGGATGCTTATTCACTTGTTGAAAATACTCTCCTTTCCATGGATGTTATCGATTACACAATCATCATCAATGGTCTCTGCAAGGAAGGGTTTATGACAAAGGCATTAGATTTGTGCACTGTTGCTAAACAGAGAGGCATCATTCTTAACATCATCACATACAACTCACTCATAAATGGACTTTGCCAGCAAGGTTGTCTTGTAGAAGCTCTTCGTCTATTTGATTCGCTAGAGAAAATCGGTTTAGTCCCGTCTCATGTCAGTTACGGAGTTTTGATCGACAGTTTATGCAAAGAAGGGTTGTTTCTTGACGCTGAGAAGTACTTGGACGCGATGATGTCCAAGGGACTTGTACCAAACATTCTCATTTACAATTCGATGATTGACGGGTACTGCAAGCTAGGGAGAACTGAGGAGGCCGTGAACGTTTTAACTCGTAAAATGATGGGAAGGGTAACGCCAGATGCGTTCACGGTCAGTTCTCTGATCAAAGGTTACAGTAAAAAAGGTGACATGGAAGAAGCGCTCAGAGTGTTTGCTGAGTTCAAAGGTAAAAAAGTCTCAGCCGATTTCTTGGGGTTTCTGTATCTGATCAAAGGGTTATGCACGAAAGGGAGAATGGAAGAAGCGAGAAGCGTCCTGAGAGAAATGCTTGTTTCAGAACCTGTTATTGAGCTGATTAACAGAGTTGATGCAGAACTAGTTGAATCTGAATCAGTCAGAGGCTTCCTTGTGGAGCTGTGTGAGCAAGGAAGGGTCTCTCAGGCTGTTAAGATCCTTGATGAGATCAGTTCCACGTTCTATCTGTCTGGTAAAAAAAACTTGGATTCTTATCAAAGGTTGCAGTCATTCAATGATGTTGGTGAAAAAGAGGTGGAGAAAGAAGGCTATGTTAATGGTTTTCAGAGTCTTCACTCAACCGTTAGCTCACTCTGCTCCAATGGGAAGCTGAAGCAAGCTAATGAGTTTGTTATGTCTGTTCTCTCATGTATGCCTAAATAG